Proteins encoded by one window of Girardinichthys multiradiatus isolate DD_20200921_A chromosome 14, DD_fGirMul_XY1, whole genome shotgun sequence:
- the LOC124880196 gene encoding DNA damage-inducible transcript 4-like protein, producing the protein MRTVTMVATNKLKTKSSECISDLVERRDDQVCVEKELDFWDHCMAEPHMAADVTEDRSCHQLAKMFENCLSRAKKTTLHCSSVLVPEKLTRRIAREVLWLASCEPCGLRGCVLYIHLELEKGWKQLERIAYDASVVPTFELTLVFKQDGSAWPSLRDFLFMGSCFGPSFRNVLKLSPGFRLVKKKLYSSSAGTVIEGC; encoded by the exons ATGAGAACAGTCACCATGGTCGCAACCAATAAATTGAAGACCAAGAGCTCCGAGTGCATTTCGGACCTTGTTGAAAGGCGAGACGACCAGGTGTGCGTCGAGAAAG AGTTGGATTTCTGGGATCACTGCATGGCCGAGCCCCATATGGCTGCAGATGTAACAGAGGACAGAAGCTGCCACCAGTTGGCGAAGATGTTTGAAAACTGCCTGTCCCGGGCCAAGAAAACAACATTGCACTGTTCCTCTGTGCTGGTACCAGAGAAGCTGACGCGAAGGATAGCTCGTGAGGTCCTTTGGCTGGCGTCCTGTGAGCCCTGCGGCCTGCGTGGCTGCGTCCTGTATATCCACCTGGAGCTGGAGAAGGGCTGGAAGCAGCTGGAGCGCATTGCATACGATGCCTCGGTGGTGCCCACATTCGAGCTGACTCTTGTGTTCAAGCAGGACGGTTCAGCATGGCCCAGCCTGCGGGACTTTCTCTTCATGGGTTCCTGCTTTGGCCCAAGTTTCAGGAACGTGCTTAAACTGAGTCCAGGTTTCCGACTGGTCAAGAAAAAACTGTACTCCTCCTCGGCTGGGACCGTGATAGAGGGGTGTTGA